The proteins below are encoded in one region of Antennarius striatus isolate MH-2024 chromosome 7, ASM4005453v1, whole genome shotgun sequence:
- the LOC137599177 gene encoding protein FAM163A-like → MTAGTVVITGGILATVILLCIIAVLCYCRLQYYCCKKNGSDSTSISQQNFACNACSVSGLDGSLVTPLSMSPPELPASSNPNKHGGGQRSFCPTCSPYDSPFYVRTTDEIRNGGERVTYMPTHYENPALAMPLPTVRGSLLREALRGRPPEFYTNTRAISTEV, encoded by the exons ATGACAGCTGGAACTGTTGTCATTACTGGAGGAATACTGGCCACAGTGATACTTCTGTGTATCATAGCTGTGCTTTGTTACTGTAGACTCCAG TACTACTGCTGTAAGAAGAATGGGTCTGACAGCACCTCCATCTCTCAGCAGAACTTTGCCTGCAATGCGTGCAGCGTCTCCGGCCTGGACGGCTCGCTCGTCACCCCTCTGTCCATGTCGCCACCGGAGCTGCCCGCATCCTCCAACCCAAACAAGCACGGCGGTGGGCAACGTAGTTTCTGCCCCACCTGCTCCCCTTATGATTCCCCGTTCTACGTCCGCACCACTGATGAGATCCGAAACGGTGGTGAGAGGGTCACCTACATGCCTACACACTATGAGAACCCAGCACTGGCAATGCCCCTGCCCACCGTCCGGGGCTCCTTGTTGAGGGAGGCCCTGCGAGGCCGACCTCCAGAGTTCTACACCAACACCCGAGCCATTAGTACAGAAGTGTGA